In Flavobacteriales bacterium, the genomic window TCAATAGTAAAAGGTGATCCTGCGATGCCGGTTAAGATAATAGTACTATCTGTGCTCGTTAGTGTAACATCGGCTATAGAAGTTCCACTCGCAAAACTAGCCGCTGCTGCATCAACCGTAGTTGTTTTTGTTGCAGTATAAGTAATACCGTCAATTATAACGTCTGCCGCACCTTGTGTACCTGTAAGCACTATTTCACTAACCTTAGCAACGCCACCATCAGTATTAGCTATACTAACATTTGGATACGTTCCATCTAACCCAAAGAACAACAACTGCTCTCCTTGGCTAACAACCTCAATATTCTCACTTGTTCTTATCGCATTTCCGTGGGTCGATACAAAATTCTGTGCGGTATTAGACAAGCTAGAACTATATGTAATCGTGTAAGAGTTTCCTTCTACCGTAACCTCCGCATTACCATTTTCTCCTGACAGATATAATATTTTTGATTTAAGAACATTCGTCCAAACAGTTCCTCCATCATAAGTTACCATTAACCCTTGTTTCGTTGCTGCATAAATTTTAGTACTTTGTGAAGGAGATGCGGCCATTTCAGCAACAAACTCCCAGTCTTCCGGGTTTGTAGCTGTACTCCATGTTGAACTTAATTCAACAAAACTAACTCCACTATTGGTCGATTTGTAAATACCTCCACCAACATAATCAGTGTAAGGACCATAAGACAATCCGGTACCAACATAAATATCTCCATTGGAAGCTTGCGTTATACTAGAAACAATTAAACTGCCTAATCCCTCACTTGCAGGCTCCCATGAGGAACCACCTGTGTGAGAAACAAATAGACCACCTGTTGCAGAACCTATAAATATTCTAGAATTATCGTCTTGGTCATATAGCACACAAGTAGCTTTACCACCAAAATTAGTTGGCCCTCTTGATTCCCATTGCAAACCCAAACTCTTTTGCATAGAAGCATTAGCCGCTTCTTGTGCTTTTATTACGTCTGCAGGATTAACCACACCCGTAACCTGATTTTTCAACGCATCAAGAAGAACGTTATTTGGCTTGCTTTGTTCAGAAGAATTTATATCGTTTAATTCAGAATCCGGGTTACCTTGAAAGGCATAGGATAGCGATACTGACAGTATGCTTAGCGTCCCAATTATTATTCTTAAATTCCTTCTCATCTTATCGAATTATTTGTTATTTAATGGTGGACCAAATTACGTTTTAAATAGCGGATAAAAAAGGTTTCATTTTATAAAAAACGCGTGTTTTCCAAGAGGATTTTAATTTTAAATATCACCTACTCAGGCAAGTAATATTTTCAATTAATTCAAATTTTTCCATGGTCCGTTTTGTACTTTAAGAAAGTACCCCAATTAACCAACCTTACCCTGAAATTATATAGGATTTATCCTAGATGCCTTTCGGCATGATAAGAGGATCTTACAAGAGGAGCAGACTCCACATATTTAAATCCTTTTTTAAGTCCTTCTTCTTTGAACATTAAAAATTTATCTGGATGAATAAATTCCGTGACTGGCAAATGTTTTTTTGTAGGTTGCAGATATTGCCCCAATGTCAGCACGTCACATTTCGATTCTAGCAAATCATCCATAGCTTCAAAAACCTCTTTCTCCGATTCCCCCAACCCCAACATGAGTCCAGATTTCGACCTAATTCCAGCAGCAGAGACTCGCTTAATCACCTCTAGGCTTCGCTCATATTTGGCTTGAATTCTCACTTCTTTAGTGAGACGTTTTACCGTTTCCAAATTATGCGAAATAATTTCAGGTTTGGCATCAATAACTAATTCCAAATTTTCCCATATACCTTGAAAATCCGGAATTAAAGTCTCCATAGTAGTTTCTGCATTTAGCCTTCTAATGGCAGCAATTGTTTTCACCCATATTTCGGCACCACCATCACTCAAATCGTCCCTATCAACAGACGTTACAACACAATGCTTAACGTTCATCAATTTAACAGCCTTGGCTACCTTGAGAGGCTCAAAAACATCTACTGCATCTGGCCTTCCAGTACTAACAGCACAAAAACCACAAGACCTCGTACATACATTACCCAATATCATAAAAGTGGCGGTTCCTTCTCCCCAGCATTCTCCTTTATTGGGGCAATTTCCACTATCGCAAATGGTATGTAATTTATTATCACTTACGATCCGTTGCAGTTCGGTGAACTCCGGACCACTCGGCAATCGAACCTTAAGCCAATCTGGCTTCTTA contains:
- the lipA gene encoding lipoyl synthase; this encodes MSDASSIDKLKKPDWLKVRLPSGPEFTELQRIVSDNKLHTICDSGNCPNKGECWGEGTATFMILGNVCTRSCGFCAVSTGRPDAVDVFEPLKVAKAVKLMNVKHCVVTSVDRDDLSDGGAEIWVKTIAAIRRLNAETTMETLIPDFQGIWENLELVIDAKPEIISHNLETVKRLTKEVRIQAKYERSLEVIKRVSAAGIRSKSGLMLGLGESEKEVFEAMDDLLESKCDVLTLGQYLQPTKKHLPVTEFIHPDKFLMFKEEGLKKGFKYVESAPLVRSSYHAERHLG